In Leucobacter sp. CX169, a single genomic region encodes these proteins:
- a CDS encoding CPBP family intramembrane glutamic endopeptidase, producing MTDAFPPQPMNQEQPSAPYLPPVVPPAGYGAAVSQPLQETEPLEYHRLYRGIRNYRWWKPLLMLVLSGAFYLAFNVVIGVVFGIVAVIVAPQWLDLEFINSLVVPDTQNPVSIAVGLGAVALMIPAVWLAMLCLGIRPLGRGWSVGLRLRWGLIWRTGLLSIGIMGVITLLDTVISPLFSGFSAEATPAAASPDFDPTLALWSVLFIVLLVPFQAAAEEYVFRGMLMQVLGAWVRSPWLAMLLPTLLFALAHIYDIWGLLAVAAMGFTAAWLAWRTGGLEAAVAIHVVNNLVAFGVLATGVTGETGQTVTGAGPGTVIAQVIGLALFAWLTEVIWKRGGWSRTRVDFVAPRSQPVAPAAYGSHTNGQDSLV from the coding sequence ATGACCGATGCGTTCCCGCCACAGCCCATGAACCAGGAGCAGCCGTCGGCGCCGTACCTGCCGCCGGTCGTGCCGCCGGCGGGCTACGGTGCCGCGGTATCCCAGCCGCTGCAGGAGACCGAGCCGCTCGAGTATCACCGGCTCTACCGAGGCATCAGGAACTACCGCTGGTGGAAGCCGCTGCTGATGCTCGTGCTATCTGGCGCGTTCTACCTCGCGTTCAACGTCGTGATCGGGGTCGTGTTCGGGATCGTCGCGGTGATCGTGGCGCCGCAGTGGCTCGACCTCGAGTTCATCAACAGCCTGGTCGTGCCCGATACGCAGAACCCCGTGTCCATTGCGGTGGGGCTCGGCGCGGTGGCGCTGATGATCCCGGCGGTCTGGCTCGCGATGCTCTGCCTCGGGATTCGGCCCCTGGGGCGCGGCTGGTCAGTCGGTCTGCGCCTGCGCTGGGGCCTGATCTGGCGCACGGGGCTCCTCTCGATCGGCATCATGGGCGTCATCACCCTGCTCGACACGGTGATCTCGCCCCTGTTCAGCGGATTCTCCGCCGAGGCGACTCCGGCCGCCGCCTCGCCCGACTTTGATCCGACACTGGCGCTCTGGTCGGTCCTCTTTATCGTGCTGCTCGTGCCATTCCAGGCTGCCGCCGAAGAGTATGTCTTCCGGGGCATGCTGATGCAGGTGCTCGGCGCCTGGGTGCGCAGCCCATGGCTCGCGATGCTGCTGCCGACCCTGCTCTTCGCCCTGGCGCACATCTACGACATCTGGGGGCTGCTCGCCGTCGCCGCGATGGGGTTCACTGCGGCCTGGCTCGCGTGGCGCACCGGCGGGCTCGAAGCGGCGGTGGCGATTCACGTGGTCAACAACCTTGTGGCATTCGGCGTCTTGGCGACCGGGGTGACCGGCGAAACGGGTCAGACGGTCACGGGCGCAGGCCCGGGCACCGTGATCGCCCAGGTCATCGGCCTCGCACTGTTCGCCTGGTTGACGGAAGTGATCTGGAAGCGCGGCGGCTGGTCTCGGACGAGGGTCGATTTCGTTGCGCCGCGGTCCCAACCGGTGGCCCCCGCCGCATACGGTTCGCACACGAACGGCCAGGATAGCCTGGTCTAA
- the gcvH gene encoding glycine cleavage system protein GcvH — MSKVQSGRRYSVEHEWVLGESPATIGISEVAADALGDIVYVDLPDVGSVVTVGQECGEVESTKSVSALYSPVAGEIVEVNDAVVADPALINSDPYGAAWLFKVAVTEEGPLQSAEEYASANDAEL; from the coding sequence ATGAGCAAAGTACAGTCCGGCCGCCGCTACTCCGTCGAGCACGAATGGGTGCTGGGTGAAAGCCCCGCCACCATCGGCATCAGCGAGGTGGCCGCCGATGCCCTCGGCGACATCGTCTACGTCGACCTGCCCGATGTCGGCAGCGTCGTGACCGTCGGCCAGGAGTGCGGCGAGGTCGAATCGACCAAGTCGGTCTCGGCGCTCTACTCGCCGGTCGCCGGAGAAATCGTTGAGGTCAACGACGCCGTCGTCGCCGACCCCGCGCTGATCAATTCCGACCCGTACGGCGCCGCCTGGCTGTTCAAAGTCGCCGTGACTGAGGAGGGGCCGCTGCAGAGCGCCGAGGAGTACGCGAGCGCGAACGACGCAGAGCTGTAA
- a CDS encoding YtxH domain-containing protein, producing MKGKIAFVLGATVGYVLGTRAGRERYEQIKRGAQAVWATPPVQSGVSAVKGVVGDRVEAVQRAAAQASKDFFTSVTRRVDETAWQSTDEARRAKADATEL from the coding sequence ATGAAGGGCAAGATCGCATTCGTGCTTGGCGCGACGGTCGGATACGTGCTCGGAACTCGCGCGGGACGCGAGCGCTACGAGCAGATCAAGCGCGGAGCACAGGCTGTGTGGGCGACTCCTCCTGTGCAGAGCGGGGTCAGCGCAGTGAAAGGCGTCGTCGGCGATCGGGTCGAGGCCGTGCAGCGTGCGGCCGCTCAGGCAAGCAAGGATTTCTTTACTTCGGTGACCCGTCGTGTCGATGAGACCGCGTGGCAGAGCACCGACGAGGCGCGCCGGGCAAAGGCCGACGCGACAGAGTTGTGA
- a CDS encoding CPBP family intramembrane glutamic endopeptidase, whose protein sequence is MSSSETAAPADRVAFHRLLREAPRFRWWRPLALIALTGIYALSLSALVQTLLTPLLAATGSGTPAAVAARLAGPDTQDPVAILVTLASLASWLLAVPAAMWSVGISPLGRITSVALRPRWGLLLRCLVPAAVVLAAIEAVSLGVSVWGTPGAELGRPAGFDAGLALWSVLIVVLLVPLQAAGEEVVFRGVLLQSLGAWIKNPIIPIVVPTLIFASLHVYDRWGLAQVAVLGVLSGWLAWRTGGLEAAISLHVINNLAVYLLLASGITGVTAQTAGAAGPLSLVVTTIGLLGYTWAAVAIFDRGGWARWSGATVASPPERKPAR, encoded by the coding sequence ATGAGCTCATCCGAGACGGCCGCCCCGGCGGATCGCGTCGCCTTCCACCGTTTGCTGCGGGAGGCGCCGCGGTTCCGCTGGTGGCGGCCGCTTGCGTTGATCGCGCTCACCGGGATCTACGCCCTGTCGCTGTCGGCGCTGGTGCAGACGCTCCTCACCCCACTGCTTGCGGCGACCGGAAGCGGCACACCGGCGGCGGTCGCGGCGCGCCTCGCTGGCCCGGACACGCAGGATCCAGTCGCGATCCTGGTCACCCTGGCGAGCCTCGCCTCCTGGCTGCTGGCGGTTCCCGCAGCGATGTGGTCGGTCGGCATCTCGCCACTCGGCCGGATCACGTCCGTCGCGCTGCGCCCCCGCTGGGGCCTCTTGTTGCGCTGTCTCGTCCCTGCGGCGGTCGTGCTTGCAGCGATTGAGGCGGTGTCGTTGGGCGTATCCGTGTGGGGCACGCCGGGCGCCGAGCTCGGGCGCCCTGCCGGCTTTGACGCCGGGTTGGCTCTGTGGTCAGTACTGATCGTGGTGCTGCTCGTGCCGCTGCAGGCTGCCGGCGAGGAGGTCGTGTTCCGCGGCGTGCTCCTGCAGTCTCTGGGGGCGTGGATCAAGAACCCGATCATCCCGATTGTTGTGCCGACCCTGATCTTCGCGAGCCTGCACGTCTATGACAGGTGGGGCCTGGCGCAAGTAGCCGTGCTCGGCGTCCTCTCTGGCTGGCTGGCCTGGCGCACCGGCGGGCTTGAGGCGGCCATCTCATTGCACGTGATCAATAACTTGGCCGTCTACCTGCTCCTGGCGAGCGGAATCACCGGGGTCACCGCGCAGACCGCGGGTGCCGCGGGGCCGCTCTCCCTCGTCGTCACGACGATCGGGCTGCTCGGCTACACCTGGGCCGCCGTTGCCATCTTCGACCGAGGCGGGTGGGCGCGCTGGAGCGGCGCCACCGTGGCCTCACCACCCGAAAGGAAGCCCGCGCGATGA
- a CDS encoding L-serine ammonia-lyase yields the protein MAVSVFDLFTVGIGPSSSHTVGPMRAAHHFAARLEHAGVRGSVRSLRVDLYGSLAATGHGHGTFTAVLLGLEGYRPEVILPEEVTAALERIASNGRLNLGAELSADGAVPEVIVPFVVADIVLHSLTVLPRHTNGMRFGALNDAGELLDEQTYYSVGGGFVVREGAEDDIRDRLETALAQQPYPFVTAAELLAHTRATGMSIAGVMLANEQVARDEAEIRSGLAHIYAVMEACKNSALARTGVLPGGLNVRRRAPDWHRRLTAQDPDRDPRFWQEWINLVALAVNEENASGGRVVTAPTNGAAGIIPAVLFYATHYAPGSEGWDEEARRRVVADFLLAAAAVGVLYKEQASISGAEVGCQGEVGSASSMAAAGLTQIMGGTPEQVENAAEIAMEHNLGLTCDPVGGLVQIPCIERNAIAASKAVNAAKMALMGDGAHHVSLDQVIATMRDTGRDMLAKYKETSLGGLAVNVVEC from the coding sequence GTGGCCGTCAGCGTGTTCGACCTATTCACCGTCGGCATTGGTCCGTCGAGCTCGCACACCGTCGGGCCGATGCGTGCGGCGCATCACTTTGCCGCGCGACTCGAGCACGCGGGCGTGCGCGGAAGCGTGCGCTCGCTGCGGGTGGACCTGTACGGCTCGCTCGCGGCGACCGGGCACGGGCACGGGACCTTTACGGCAGTTCTCCTCGGGCTTGAGGGGTATCGGCCGGAGGTGATCCTGCCCGAGGAGGTCACGGCTGCCCTTGAGCGCATTGCATCGAACGGGCGCCTGAACCTCGGCGCGGAGCTTTCGGCGGACGGGGCGGTGCCGGAGGTGATCGTCCCCTTCGTCGTGGCGGACATCGTGCTGCACTCGCTGACCGTCCTGCCGCGACACACGAACGGCATGCGCTTTGGCGCGCTGAACGACGCCGGCGAGCTGCTCGACGAGCAGACCTATTACTCGGTCGGCGGTGGATTCGTCGTGCGCGAGGGGGCCGAGGACGACATTCGTGACCGCCTCGAGACGGCGCTCGCGCAGCAGCCCTATCCGTTCGTCACGGCCGCCGAGCTGCTCGCGCACACCCGCGCGACGGGCATGTCGATCGCGGGCGTCATGCTCGCGAATGAGCAGGTCGCGCGCGATGAGGCGGAGATTCGTTCCGGCCTCGCCCACATCTACGCCGTGATGGAGGCCTGCAAGAACTCCGCCCTCGCGCGCACCGGCGTGCTGCCCGGCGGGCTGAACGTGCGCCGGCGCGCGCCCGACTGGCACCGCCGCCTCACTGCGCAGGATCCTGACCGAGACCCGAGATTCTGGCAGGAATGGATCAACCTCGTCGCGCTCGCCGTGAACGAGGAGAACGCGTCGGGCGGACGCGTGGTGACGGCCCCGACGAACGGGGCCGCCGGCATCATCCCGGCCGTGCTGTTCTATGCGACGCACTACGCCCCGGGATCTGAGGGCTGGGACGAGGAAGCGAGGCGACGCGTGGTCGCCGACTTCCTGCTCGCCGCGGCCGCCGTGGGCGTGCTGTACAAGGAGCAGGCGTCGATCTCGGGCGCCGAGGTCGGCTGTCAGGGCGAGGTCGGCTCGGCATCGTCGATGGCGGCGGCGGGGCTCACGCAGATCATGGGGGGCACCCCCGAACAGGTCGAAAACGCCGCCGAGATCGCGATGGAACACAATCTCGGCCTCACCTGCGACCCCGTCGGCGGGCTCGTGCAGATTCCCTGCATTGAGCGCAACGCGATCGCGGCGTCGAAGGCGGTCAATGCGGCGAAGATGGCGCTCATGGGGGACGGGGCGCACCACGTCAGCCTGGACCAGGTGATTGCGACGATGCGCGACACCGGCCGCGACATGCTCGCGAAGTACAAGGAGACGTCGCTCGGCGGGCTGGCCGTGAACGTGGTGGAGTGCTGA
- a CDS encoding DUF3618 domain-containing protein, with translation MNDYTSARPSERSLGVAEAAMAREELYTTLAQLRDRLNYAQRVDDAVDDAKARIAETRRSRPLVFAAGCAGVAVAAGLVVWGVARGISRRIN, from the coding sequence ATGAACGATTACACGAGTGCACGACCGAGTGAGCGATCGCTAGGCGTCGCCGAGGCCGCCATGGCGCGGGAAGAGCTCTACACGACCCTTGCGCAGCTGCGCGATCGGCTCAACTACGCGCAGCGCGTGGACGATGCGGTTGACGACGCGAAGGCGCGCATTGCCGAGACGCGACGCTCTCGCCCGCTCGTCTTTGCCGCGGGTTGCGCCGGAGTTGCCGTCGCGGCAGGCCTCGTGGTGTGGGGCGTGGCACGGGGGATTTCTCGTCGCATCAACTAA
- a CDS encoding phage holin family protein: MSRRSDQAGTFELLARLPQQIVTLAKVEYDNAKREVVSKAKNAGIGALAIIVALFFLFFALGCFIAAGIAGLSVVWPVWLSALVVGAGLLALAAAAIGAGVLLIKRGNPVPEETLSRLEGDVYAFGEVRVNADQVRPRGNSTAGNEGGHA; this comes from the coding sequence GTGAGCCGGCGTTCGGATCAGGCGGGCACCTTTGAGCTGCTCGCCCGTTTACCTCAGCAGATTGTCACGCTCGCAAAGGTTGAGTACGACAACGCGAAGCGTGAGGTCGTCAGCAAGGCGAAGAACGCCGGAATCGGCGCGCTCGCGATCATCGTTGCACTGTTCTTCCTGTTCTTTGCGCTCGGTTGCTTCATCGCAGCTGGCATCGCGGGGCTTTCGGTCGTCTGGCCGGTCTGGCTCTCCGCGCTCGTCGTCGGCGCAGGTCTGCTCGCGCTGGCGGCGGCGGCAATCGGGGCAGGGGTCCTGCTGATCAAGCGGGGGAACCCTGTGCCGGAGGAGACACTCAGCCGTCTCGAGGGCGACGTGTACGCATTTGGTGAGGTCCGCGTGAACGCCGATCAGGTCAGGCCTCGCGGAAACAGCACAGCCGGAAATGAGGGCGGGCACGCATGA
- a CDS encoding ATP-dependent Clp protease ATP-binding subunit, whose amino-acid sequence MQPGMQPPQEEAKSALEQYGVNLTEVARSGTLDPVIGRDAEIRRVSQVLTRRTKNNPVLIGEPGVGKTAVVEGLAQRIVAGDVAESLKDKELISLDISALIAGAKYRGEFEERMKAVLAEIKESDGKFITFIDELHTLMGAGGGESSVAASQMLKPMLARGELRLIGATTLDEYREYIEKDAALERRFQPVLVGEPSVADTVAILRGLKERYEAHHKVTIADSALIAAAALSNRYITSRQLPDKAIDLIDEAASRLRMEIDSAPVEIDELRRAVDRLKLEELALKKEKDDASKERLAKLREDLAEKQGVLAGLEARWERERGGLNRVGELREQLDRLRSDADRAQREGRLEQASKLLYGEIPVIEKQLAEAEHAANETAESDEPRMVNEQVTDEDIAGVVAAWTGIPVGRLLQGETEKLLALEHELGKRLIGQEEAVRAVSDAVRRTRAGISDPNRPTGSFLFLGPTGVGKTELSKALADFLFDDERAMVRIDMSEYGEKHSVSRLVGAPPGYVGYEQGGQLTEAVRRRPYSVVLLDEVEKAHPEVFDVLLQVLDEGRLTDGQGRTVDFRNTILILTSNLGSQYLIDPELPWAAKEEAVRETVRRAFKPEFINRLDEMVIFHPLSEDNLGQIVELTIDRLQDRLAERRLTLAVTPAARAWLAHAGYDPAYGARPLRRLMQKEIDDRLAREILSGQVRDGGSVRVDVADDGEGLSVSAA is encoded by the coding sequence ATGCAGCCAGGAATGCAGCCCCCGCAGGAGGAGGCCAAGAGCGCCCTCGAGCAGTACGGCGTGAACCTCACTGAGGTCGCCCGCTCGGGCACGCTCGACCCCGTTATTGGCCGCGACGCCGAGATTCGTCGCGTCAGCCAGGTGCTGACCCGGCGCACGAAGAACAACCCGGTTCTCATTGGCGAACCCGGCGTCGGCAAGACCGCCGTCGTGGAGGGCCTCGCCCAGCGCATCGTTGCGGGCGACGTCGCCGAGTCCTTGAAAGACAAAGAGCTCATCTCGCTCGACATCTCGGCCCTGATCGCCGGCGCGAAATACCGCGGCGAGTTCGAGGAGCGCATGAAGGCGGTCCTCGCTGAGATCAAGGAGTCCGACGGCAAGTTCATCACCTTCATCGACGAGCTGCACACGTTGATGGGCGCCGGCGGGGGCGAGTCGTCGGTTGCCGCCTCGCAGATGCTCAAGCCCATGCTCGCGCGCGGCGAGCTGCGCCTCATCGGCGCGACCACCCTCGACGAGTACCGCGAGTACATCGAAAAGGACGCGGCCCTCGAGCGCCGCTTCCAGCCCGTCCTTGTGGGCGAGCCCTCGGTGGCCGACACGGTCGCGATCCTGCGTGGCCTGAAGGAGCGGTACGAGGCGCACCACAAGGTGACGATCGCCGACTCGGCGCTCATCGCCGCGGCCGCGCTGTCGAACCGATACATCACCTCGCGCCAGCTGCCGGACAAGGCGATCGACCTGATCGACGAGGCGGCAAGCCGGCTGCGCATGGAGATCGACTCGGCCCCGGTCGAGATCGACGAGTTGCGCCGCGCGGTCGACCGGCTGAAGCTGGAAGAGCTTGCGCTGAAAAAGGAGAAGGACGACGCCTCGAAAGAGCGCCTCGCGAAGCTCCGCGAGGATCTTGCCGAAAAGCAGGGCGTTCTTGCCGGGCTTGAGGCGCGCTGGGAGCGCGAGCGCGGCGGCCTGAACCGCGTCGGCGAGCTGCGCGAGCAGCTGGATCGACTGCGCAGCGATGCTGACCGCGCACAGCGCGAGGGCCGGCTCGAGCAGGCCTCGAAACTGCTCTACGGGGAGATTCCCGTGATTGAGAAGCAGCTGGCCGAGGCCGAGCATGCCGCGAACGAGACCGCCGAGAGCGACGAGCCGCGCATGGTGAACGAGCAGGTCACCGACGAGGACATCGCCGGAGTGGTGGCGGCCTGGACCGGGATCCCGGTTGGGCGGCTGCTGCAGGGTGAGACCGAGAAGCTGCTCGCGCTCGAACACGAGCTCGGCAAGCGACTCATCGGCCAGGAAGAGGCGGTGCGCGCGGTTTCGGACGCGGTGCGTCGCACGCGCGCCGGCATCTCTGACCCGAACCGGCCAACCGGATCCTTCCTGTTCCTCGGCCCGACCGGTGTCGGCAAGACGGAACTCTCGAAGGCGCTCGCCGACTTCCTCTTTGACGACGAGCGTGCCATGGTGCGCATCGACATGTCTGAGTACGGCGAGAAGCACTCGGTCTCGCGACTGGTCGGCGCCCCTCCCGGGTACGTCGGCTACGAGCAGGGCGGCCAGCTCACGGAGGCAGTGCGGCGCAGGCCGTACTCGGTCGTGCTGCTCGACGAGGTCGAGAAGGCGCACCCCGAGGTGTTCGACGTGCTGCTGCAGGTCCTCGACGAGGGCCGGCTGACGGACGGTCAGGGGCGGACGGTTGATTTCCGCAACACCATCCTCATCCTGACGTCCAACCTTGGCAGCCAGTACCTCATCGACCCCGAGCTGCCCTGGGCGGCGAAGGAGGAGGCGGTTCGCGAGACCGTGCGCCGCGCGTTCAAGCCGGAGTTCATCAACCGGCTCGACGAGATGGTCATCTTCCACCCGCTGAGCGAGGACAACCTCGGGCAGATCGTGGAACTCACGATCGATCGTCTGCAGGATCGGCTCGCCGAGCGTCGGCTGACCCTCGCGGTCACCCCGGCGGCCCGGGCCTGGCTCGCTCACGCTGGCTACGACCCGGCGTACGGTGCACGTCCGTTGCGTCGCCTGATGCAGAAGGAGATCGACGACCGGCTCGCCCGCGAGATCCTGTCGGGCCAGGTGCGCGACGGCGGATCGGTGCGCGTCGATGTGGCCGACGACGGCGAGGGGCTGAGCGTCAGCGCAGCGTAA
- a CDS encoding glycine--tRNA ligase: MAEQSRLDKVISLARHRGFVFQAGEIYGGSRSAWDYGPLGTALKENIKRQWWRTMVQRREDVVGIDSSVILPKQVWEASGHVEVFSDPLVECTQCHKRYREDHLVEEFEEKKGRAPEGGLAEIVCVNCGTRGQWTEPRAFSGLLKTYLGPVDDEAGMHYLRPETAQGIFVNFANVLQAARMKPPFGIGQIGKSFRNEITPGNFIFRTREFEQMEMEFFVQPGTDEEWQEYWMAERMRWYTDLGISPDNLRFFEHPAEKLSHYSKRTVDIEYKFGFTGSEWGELEGVANRTDYDLATHSKASGKDLAYFDQTQNERWTPYVIEPAAGLTRSLMAFLVDAYREEEVPNAKGGTDTRTLLALDPRLAPVKAAVLPLSRNAALSPLARELAAELREEWNVDFDDSGAIGRRYRRQDEIGTPYCITVDFDSLEDNAVTVRDRDTMQQERVPRTELFAYLSERLRGA; encoded by the coding sequence ATGGCTGAGCAGTCCCGCCTCGATAAGGTCATTTCCCTCGCCCGCCACCGCGGCTTTGTCTTCCAGGCGGGTGAAATTTACGGCGGATCCCGCTCGGCATGGGATTACGGTCCCCTCGGCACCGCGCTCAAGGAGAACATCAAGCGCCAGTGGTGGCGCACGATGGTGCAGCGGCGCGAGGACGTCGTCGGCATCGACTCCAGTGTGATCCTGCCCAAGCAGGTCTGGGAGGCCTCGGGCCACGTCGAGGTCTTCTCCGACCCGCTCGTCGAGTGCACCCAGTGCCACAAGCGCTACCGCGAGGACCACCTCGTCGAGGAGTTCGAAGAGAAGAAGGGTCGCGCCCCCGAAGGCGGCCTCGCCGAGATCGTCTGCGTGAACTGCGGCACCCGCGGTCAGTGGACCGAGCCGCGCGCGTTCTCTGGTCTGCTCAAGACCTACCTCGGCCCCGTCGACGACGAAGCCGGCATGCACTACCTCCGCCCCGAAACGGCCCAGGGCATCTTCGTGAACTTCGCCAACGTGCTGCAGGCCGCGCGTATGAAGCCCCCGTTTGGCATCGGCCAGATCGGCAAGAGCTTCCGCAACGAAATCACCCCCGGTAACTTCATCTTCCGCACCCGCGAGTTCGAGCAGATGGAGATGGAGTTCTTCGTCCAGCCCGGCACGGATGAAGAGTGGCAGGAATACTGGATGGCCGAGCGCATGCGCTGGTACACCGACCTCGGCATCAGCCCGGACAACCTGCGCTTCTTCGAGCACCCGGCCGAGAAGCTGTCGCACTATTCGAAGCGCACCGTCGACATTGAGTACAAGTTCGGGTTCACCGGCTCGGAGTGGGGCGAGCTCGAGGGCGTCGCGAACCGCACCGACTACGACCTCGCGACGCACTCGAAGGCCTCGGGCAAGGACCTGGCGTACTTCGACCAGACGCAGAACGAGCGCTGGACGCCCTACGTCATCGAGCCGGCCGCCGGCCTCACCCGCTCGCTCATGGCGTTCCTCGTCGACGCGTACCGCGAAGAGGAGGTGCCGAACGCCAAGGGCGGCACCGACACCCGCACACTGCTTGCCCTTGACCCGCGCCTTGCGCCCGTCAAGGCCGCCGTGCTGCCTCTCAGCCGGAACGCCGCGCTGTCGCCGCTCGCCCGCGAGCTGGCCGCAGAGTTGCGCGAGGAGTGGAACGTCGACTTCGACGATTCGGGCGCCATCGGCCGCCGCTACCGTCGTCAGGACGAGATCGGTACCCCGTACTGCATCACGGTCGACTTTGACTCGCTCGAAGACAACGCCGTGACGGTGCGCGACCGCGACACCATGCAGCAGGAGCGCGTGCCCCGCACCGAACTGTTCGCATACCTGTCGGAGCGCCTGCGCGGGGCCTAA
- the gcvT gene encoding glycine cleavage system aminomethyltransferase GcvT: protein MSTPKHTALHAEHKQLGASFTDFGGWDMPLKYGSELTEHRAVRASAGLFDLSHMGEIRVSGPDAATFLNTALVGNLAAVQVGRAKYSLICAEDGGIIDDLISYRLAEQEYLVVPNAGNAAVVAAAFAERAAGFDVAVVDESNQTSLVAVQGPNSVAILHRLVPESQRELVSEMRYYAASPATVAGIEVLLARTGYTGEDGFELYVRNDLAPALWRALLEAGAPHGLIPAGLASRDSLRLEAGMPLYGNELSREVTPFAAGLGPVVSFKKDEQFVGRAHLEPLREAAPERVLVGLRGTGRRAGRGGYAVRVAGENVGHVTSGQPSPTLGYPIALAYVAPEHSAVGTRVDVDLRGTDEPFEVVALPFYTRGA, encoded by the coding sequence ATGAGTACCCCGAAACACACCGCGCTGCACGCCGAACACAAGCAGTTGGGCGCGAGCTTTACCGACTTTGGCGGCTGGGACATGCCGCTCAAGTACGGCTCCGAACTGACCGAGCACCGGGCCGTGCGCGCGAGCGCCGGGCTGTTTGACCTCTCGCACATGGGCGAGATTCGGGTGAGTGGCCCGGATGCCGCCACCTTCCTGAATACCGCACTCGTCGGCAACCTCGCGGCGGTGCAGGTGGGCCGGGCCAAGTACTCGCTGATCTGTGCCGAGGACGGCGGGATCATCGACGACCTCATCAGCTACCGGCTCGCCGAGCAGGAGTACCTCGTCGTCCCGAACGCAGGCAACGCCGCGGTCGTTGCCGCGGCCTTTGCCGAGCGCGCGGCCGGGTTCGACGTCGCCGTGGTGGATGAGTCGAACCAGACGAGCCTCGTGGCGGTGCAGGGCCCGAACTCGGTGGCGATCCTGCACCGCCTCGTGCCCGAGTCGCAGCGCGAGCTCGTGAGCGAGATGCGGTACTACGCGGCGTCCCCGGCGACCGTCGCCGGCATCGAGGTGCTGCTCGCCCGCACCGGCTACACAGGCGAGGACGGCTTCGAGCTCTATGTGCGCAACGACCTCGCGCCGGCGCTCTGGCGGGCGCTGCTCGAGGCTGGCGCGCCGCACGGACTTATCCCGGCCGGCCTCGCCTCACGGGACTCCCTGCGCCTCGAGGCAGGCATGCCCCTCTACGGCAACGAGCTGAGCCGCGAGGTGACGCCGTTCGCCGCGGGCCTCGGACCTGTCGTCTCGTTCAAGAAGGACGAGCAGTTTGTCGGGCGCGCTCACCTTGAGCCGCTTCGAGAGGCCGCCCCCGAGCGGGTGCTGGTCGGGTTGCGGGGCACGGGTCGCCGGGCCGGCCGCGGCGGCTATGCCGTACGGGTGGCGGGCGAGAATGTCGGGCACGTCACCAGCGGACAGCCCAGCCCGACGCTCGGCTACCCGATCGCCCTCGCCTACGTCGCGCCCGAGCACTCCGCAGTGGGCACGCGCGTCGACGTCGACCTCCGCGGCACCGACGAGCCCTTCGAGGTCGTCGCCCTGCCGTTCTATACGCGCGGCGCATAG